The Equus caballus isolate H_3958 breed thoroughbred chromosome 19, TB-T2T, whole genome shotgun sequence DNA window cactgggaaaccaaaaaattcacatGACTTGTTTTATTGatacttgctttattgcagtggtctgcaACCAAATCTGAAATATCTCTGAGGTACGCTTGTATATATGTAGACACATTGTGAAGACATATTATGGGCATACAAATTCATAATTGTTTATCCTCCTGGTGAACTGAAACTTTTGTCACTATTTGGCCATTCAAGAAATCAGACGCTCCAATTTTACCTCTCAAGTTAGAAATAATAGCACTAAAGACACAAGTGATTGGAAGGTCAAAAGACCTTTCCTGGTCCCTAACTAACTACTGATAGTTTTCTAACTCCCTGCCACCTGGTCCTGGCTCCTTCTTTGTTTCGTTCTGTTATCAGGCTAGAACTAGTCAGTATTTCCTAGCTGCTTACTTTATCATTATTAATTAACACAGTGAGACTAGTTTTAAACATACAGAAAGTTCCATTCTCTCCCAGAGAGTATCAATCTGCATTCCTTCATgaaaaagtatttactgagcatctactatgtatcAGGTACTGTGCCAGGTGCTAGTATTCAAtgataagtaaaaataaacaagattgctgtcctcctggagcttgtattttagaagaagagagaaaatcatacaaataaatataaatttataattgtgACAATTGACataaagaagatatttttctGAAGGTCTATTAAAAAAAGGGAGCTGATCTTGTCAAGATGGTCAAGGAAGACTTCCTTAATATAGTAAACCTTGAACTGTAATCTAAAGGAGAAAAGGTTAACGACATGAAAAGAAGGAAGTGTTTATGGCTGAATGGACAGCATGTATAAGGGCTCTGAGGTAGGTGAAAGTATTTGAGTATAGTGGCAAAAAGAAGGCAAACGTTGCTAGAATAGAAACAGCAAGACCATAATGTTAAGGTGTTCTGTCTCTATCCTAAAAGAAATTATAAGCTATTGAAAAGTTTAAAGCAGGAGAGGTGACAAATTATATCTGAATTATGAAAAGATCAATATGGCTGCAATGTACATTATGGATAAAAAATGGGTTTGAGTAGATAAGGGGTGAACCAGTTAGGAAGTCATTGCATAGGTAGAGCAAGAAATAATGGTGAGTTTAACTAGAGTGATGGTAGTAAGGATGCAAAGAAGTagaagaatttgagaaatattaagGAGGCTAAATAAACAGGACTTGGTGAAGGATTGACTATACTGTTAAGAGGGAGAGGAAGTCAATCCTTGAATACAATTAGGTTTCTTGTTTGCATAATTAGATGAATCTTGCCTTTTACTAAGAGGAAACAAGGTCAGCCAAAGATTATAAATTGGTTTTGGACAAAGTAAATTTGAAATATCTTTGACTAAGAGATGATGTTGGACTTATGTATCTAGAGGTCAGAGGTCTGAGATGCAAAGTTACAAGTTATCTATACATAACTATATTGATTGAAACAGAAATATGGAGGAGATTATCTAGGATAAGAGTACGGAATATAAAGTAAAAAGGACCTAGGATAAAAGCCTTGTGGAACTTCAGCTCTGATGACTGGGTAGAAGATTATAAactaggaaaggagagagaaaagtatctggaaagacaagagaaaaaccAATTAGGCATTATGTCATGgagtcaaaagaaaataaataattcaataagGCAATGGTTAAAagcaacaaatgaataaaataggagTCTTTATCCAAATTTTAGATCATAATCAGTATGGCTCCACTGTGAATTCTTACTTTTCCAACTACTTATGCTTATGTATACTTACTTAGAGTATTCATCATAAGGCCACTGTTGTCATGGTATCTATTATGACCGGCATCTATATCAGGAATCCTGCTCTGTGGCATGGCAGACATGGTGGAATGTCCTGAGACATAATTCCCTGGATCAGAAGGAGAAGATCTGCACTCTTCATCTTCTGAGTCACTGGAACTATCCTCACTGCTTGAAGATGATGAACTTTTGGAATCCGATGAACTATCACAACTACTCATCTGGTCCATTAGACTAGCTTCTGCCTTCAgttctgaaaataaaacagaagttaATAGATATGTAgaataaaaactattaaatataaatattaaataaaataaattttgaatgtaTTAGTTTCTAAGAAATTGTTGATAAGGAATAAATAAGACTAAACACACATTTACAGCACTTCaaccattttatttaaaaagctcCTCTACtagtacaaaatgaaaagtaacatGCCTCTTCCTACCTCCTCCTCAAATTCCTTTAATCCTACTCCTCAGGAATAATCACTGCTAACACTTTCTTGTGACCATATATGATTTTAAATTCCGCTTGGAAACTGGAATTTTAGATTTAACACCAAATTCATCTATTGTTAGAGCTTGAGTACACTCTTTGTTACCATCCAaccaagagttaaaaaaaaaaaaagcaatttttccAGCAAAAACTGTACCCTTAGACCCAAACTTTTCCTTTCTGGCTCTTGTCTGATAGCAcctcttcctctctgttccaTTTCTGgacaacatacacacacagtccAAGGACATCCTCCACCCAAAATAAAAAGCTCCTCTGCTATCAATCCAAACCACACTTCAATGCTGGGATTATGAAAATTAAGACATAGGTAATGTCTAAATCTAAACACTGCATTTATTTATACCACTATACTTAAATATACAAgtaatttgggggccagccccatggccgagtggttaagtttgtgtgctccgcttcggcggcccagggtttcacaggttgggatcctgggcgtggacatggcaccgctcatcaggccatgctgaggtggcatcccacatagcacagccagaggcacaactcacaactagaatatatggctatgtactggggggctttggggagaagaaaaagaagaaaaaaaaagattggcaacagttgttagctcaggtgccaatcttaaaaaaaatatacaagtaaTTCAAATAACACAcaataaagaatttgaaaaattaaaactgtaaaaattaaaatctatttcaGCAGAAACCATCCTCCAATTCTTTTCTTATTCCCCCAATACATATCATGCAATGCAATCCAGACAGacgaatttcttctttttttcatttttattgaggtataattgacaaataaaattgtatatatttaaagtgtacaatgtgatgctttgatatacatatactttgtgaaatgattaccacaatcaaagtaattaacacattcatcaccttacatagttactctttttgtgtgtgtctgtgtgtggtgggaacataagatctgctctcttagcagatttcaaatatacaatactgcattattaactatagataccatactgtacattagattcccagaactttttcatcttataaaCTAAAAGTTCATAACCCTTGACCTGTATCTCCTTTTTTACCCTTCCTTCTATCCTGTGGCAACCAACCTTCTACACTGTTTCTacgagtttgactttttttattttggat harbors:
- the EAF2 gene encoding ELL-associated factor 2 isoform X2, translated to MRNLPRTPNLVKQSPSEDKLSPASPMDDIERELKAEASLMDQMSSCDSSSDSKSSSSSSSEDSSSDSEDEECRSSPSDPGNYVSGHSTMSAMPQSRIPDIDAGHNRYHDNSGLMMNTLRNDLQLSESGSDSDD